From the Trifolium pratense cultivar HEN17-A07 linkage group LG4, ARS_RC_1.1, whole genome shotgun sequence genome, the window GTGGTGAGGCTGCCCTGTTGAATGAGAAGGTCCAGCTGTTGGTATCTGCGGCCCATTTGTTGGAGGAGATACTCCCCATGGAGGTTGATCATGCATTCCTGTCATTTGGGTAGCCGGTGGTGGTCGTTGCTGCCATGTCATTTGAGGAGGCAGTGGTGGACGTTGCTGCCCTGAATTTTGATGTGGATATCCAGAGGGAAAACGGTAGTTATGTGCTTCAGCCATTCGAGTATCAAAGTGTGGTGGGGAATTCTGTGCTGACACTTGAGCCGGAAACCCAGAAGGTTGGTTATGTGTTCCTGAAACTTGAGAAGACCTTGTTTGGTATTGCTGATGTGTTTCCATTTGAGATGGAAACTCAGAAGGTGGGTTGTGTACTCCAGTCATCTGAGCAGAAGGCAGTGGTGGGCGCTGTTGCGGAAGCCCGTAAGTTGGGTTATGTGTTCCAGTCATTTGAGAAGGGGACCTTGTCGGTGGTGGACGGTATGTAGGTCTTGGACGAGTATTGTATCCAACTCGGTTCGTATCTAGTAATCTCTCAATCTCCTCACCTTTCCCGGCATTTTTAAAAACCTCAGTCACAGATTCACGCAAGGCAGGAGTGACCCCAACACCATACCTCATAACCTCGTCCAACAACTCTCGGCTTTTATCCAACAAACCTTCAGCACACAGTCCCTTGATCACCACCTCATAACAAGTGGGGTCAGGCTTAGGATCTTTTTCTCCCATTTTGCTCAAAATCTGAGCACAATCAACAACTTTACCATTCTTAATCAATTCATCAAACACCCTATTACCAAATGTAGCAACCACCCTCAAACCAGCATCAAccattttgttaaaaattctCAAAGCCTCGTCAATACTACCCGCTTTCAAATATGCATCTATCAAAGTCGTGTGAGTAGGCACGTCCGGACTCAAAGACTTAGAGCACAGCTCTTGAAACAGTGTCTCAGCTTCAGACAACATCCCATTCTCACAATACCTAGAGATAATGTTACGATACCCAGCAACATCCATCATAAAAGGCTTAGAATTAGACTTAGTTCCAACCTTCCTAAAAGTAGCAACTGCTTCATCAATCTTACCAAGCTTAAAGCACTCATTAACCATAACATTAAAAGTATCAGAATTAACAGCTTGAAAATTAGGAGGAGTATGATTATCTAACATCTGATCAAACAATTCCCAAGCCTCCTTTTCCTTACCATGCTTAAGCAAAACCTCCAAAAGAACATTACAAGTTGCAGGAATCATCCTAAACTGATGATCCATTAAAGACTTATACGATTCCATAGCTTCCTTATCTCTTCCCTGCTTAAAGAACCATTCCATATAAGTAGAATTGACAACACCATCATACACTAAACAACGCTCCTTAAGCTCATCAAAAAGCTCATTAGCTTTATCCAAATTACCAAGTTCAAGAAAACCAgatatcatattattataaacCAATGAATCAGCACCATGTCCTTTGTTCAACATCTCACGTAAAAGATCAACAGCTTCATCAATGCGACCAACACTGATCAAACCTTTGGTGAGATGACGATAAGTAACAGGGGAAGGACTGAAAGGTGCATCAGCGATGATTTGACGATAAATCTCGAGAGCAACATCGAGACGGCCTTCATCGCAGTGAGTATTGATTACATTGTTGTAAGAAACAATATTGGGAACAAGGTTAGATTGATTGAAGAAGAAATGGAAAAGAGCAATAGCTTCATTATACCTCTTAGCACGATACATAGCAGCGATGATGGCGTTGCAAGTGAACACCGTAGGTCGAGTCGATGAGAAAACTGAGTGGCGTGCGACGGCGGAAGCGGCATCTAGGTCACCGGCGCGAATTAAGGATTGGACACGGTTGTGGAGGTTTAATCGAGGTCCGACAAGTGCCGATGTTGAATCTGGAAGACGAGGAGCGTTAGGGTCACGCGACTGATGTTGATGAGGTGGAGGACGGATTGCGTTTAAAGGTGGTTCGATACGGAGACGGCGCTTGCGACGACGGCGCTCTGCCGCAGCTTCTTCTGCAGAGGAAAAGGCGAAGGAACGGACGGTGATTGAGATAGGAAGGACGGTGGTGGTACGACGGAGGGAACGGAGGAGGAGAAGGCGGCAGAGTGACATGATGAATGAATGGATGAATTGCGATGACAGTTCTGTTTCTTCTAAACCCTTAAACTTAAGCCCTAACCATCactggtgtttttttttttttttttgacaaatcgaATGTTCAATTGTTTTGTGTTATTGTCTTCTGGCCCTTTTCTtacttgtttatttttattttatttttttgttgttttttaagtCTTATCCAATAACCAAATTAGGATGATATAGTTACAGTATTTTTACAGTTAGGTAATAATGATTAATTTTCGTCGAAAAATTTGTTAgaaatataagatatattttttccttctaataattatttttagggTACATAAAATTAATCATACACAAAAATCAATGATCGAAATCgtaactatttatttaaaaagtttaaatCTCAAAAGTTGACTTATATTGTGTTTAtacacatatataattttttttttggtacatcacatatataatattttactcgtgtatattatatttttctaatgTGAAGTTATGTTGGATTTGAATCATGTCCTTCTCTCTCTTAACTCTATCCTTCttaatttcattttctcttctcattaaaaaataataataatatagtcaagAGAGAGATAGAAAGTTAGAAGATAGGAGAAAAAATGGATTTGGATTTTCTGCAGTCAAAAAGTAATTGCAGGTGAATCTCAACCactcattttatttatgttttttatttatttgatgagtATTAAATTTGAATCATTAGATGATGTGAATGCATGACTGTATGGTGAAAGTGAATGCACCCAATTCATATCcaaaagaaaatagaagaaGAGGATTTAATTTGATGTATGTAATGTTATAGTTTTTTGTTTTCCAAATTTTTCCATGATTGTATGTTAGGTTTGAAGTGTACACGTAGCTTATGAAAAAGATAAACTCAATACTTGTGACTGCAAAAACAATCTCTAATCAGCAGTTGAGATTGTTCATAAAATGGTTTATTAATACCAAAC encodes:
- the LOC123921082 gene encoding pentatricopeptide repeat-containing protein At1g10270-like isoform X2 encodes the protein MPLPPSHATQFSHRLDLRCSLATPSSLLCIVLRGRLDVALEIYRQIIADAPFSPSPVTYRHLTKGLISVGRIDEAVDLLREMLNKGHGADSLVYNNMISGFLELGNLDKANELFDELKERCLVYDGVVNSTYMEWFFKQGRDKEAMESYKSLMDHQFRMIPATCNVLLEVLLKHGKEKEAWELFDQMLDNHTPPNFQAVNSDTFNVMVNECFKLGKIDEAVATFRKVGTKSNSKPFMMDVAGYRNIISRYCENGMLSEAETLFQELCSKSLSPDVPTHTTLIDAYLKAGSIDEALRIFNKMVDAGLRVVATFGNRVFDELIKNGKVVDCAQILSKMGEKDPKPDPTCYEVVIKGLCAEGLLDKSRELLDEVMRYGVGVTPALRESVTEVFKNAGKGEEIERLLDTNRVGYNTRPRPTYRPPPTRSPSQMTGTHNPTYGLPQQRPPLPSAQMTGVHNPPSEFPSQMETHQQYQTRSSQVSGTHNQPSGFPAQVSAQNSPPHFDTRMAEAHNYRFPSGYPHQNSGQQRPPLPPQMTWQQRPPPATQMTGMHDQPPWGVSPPTNGPQIPTAGPSHSTGQPHHPQYQRPPHMQRVSSQTTTNPYTLNGPSPQMTGHQPYGPSPQMTGHQRYGPSPQMTGHQPYGPPFAPQQMAEQPYPPPGQHHPLSGPTPPRSSLPSYVLSDKAPMPNYTNAKLYSPRNIFSSYRTVSPIIRNPSSL
- the LOC123921082 gene encoding pentatricopeptide repeat-containing protein At1g10270-like isoform X1, translating into MSLCRLLLLRSLRRTTTVLPISITVRSFAFSSAEEAAAERRRRKRRLRIEPPLNAIRPPPHQHQSRDPNAPRLPDSTSALVGPRLNLHNRVQSLIRAGDLDAASAVARHSVFSSTRPTVFTCNAIIAAMYRAKRYNEAIALFHFFFNQSNLVPNIVSYNNVINTHCDEGRLDVALEIYRQIIADAPFSPSPVTYRHLTKGLISVGRIDEAVDLLREMLNKGHGADSLVYNNMISGFLELGNLDKANELFDELKERCLVYDGVVNSTYMEWFFKQGRDKEAMESYKSLMDHQFRMIPATCNVLLEVLLKHGKEKEAWELFDQMLDNHTPPNFQAVNSDTFNVMVNECFKLGKIDEAVATFRKVGTKSNSKPFMMDVAGYRNIISRYCENGMLSEAETLFQELCSKSLSPDVPTHTTLIDAYLKAGSIDEALRIFNKMVDAGLRVVATFGNRVFDELIKNGKVVDCAQILSKMGEKDPKPDPTCYEVVIKGLCAEGLLDKSRELLDEVMRYGVGVTPALRESVTEVFKNAGKGEEIERLLDTNRVGYNTRPRPTYRPPPTRSPSQMTGTHNPTYGLPQQRPPLPSAQMTGVHNPPSEFPSQMETHQQYQTRSSQVSGTHNQPSGFPAQVSAQNSPPHFDTRMAEAHNYRFPSGYPHQNSGQQRPPLPPQMTWQQRPPPATQMTGMHDQPPWGVSPPTNGPQIPTAGPSHSTGQPHHPQYQRPPHMQRVSSQTTTNPYTLNGPSPQMTGHQPYGPSPQMTGHQRYGPSPQMTGHQPYGPPFAPQQMAEQPYPPPGQHHPLSGPTPPRSSLPSYVLSDKAPMPNYTNAKLYSPRNIFSSYRTVSPIIRNPSSL